From a single Nicotiana tabacum cultivar K326 chromosome 8, ASM71507v2, whole genome shotgun sequence genomic region:
- the LOC107774324 gene encoding COP9 signalosome complex subunit 5a: protein MDPLNSYASSAAMAQQTWELENNIVTMDAPSGSTPENLASDAIFHYDEAAQTKFQREKPWASDPHFFKRVKISALALLKMVVHARSGGTIEVMGLMQGKTDGDAIIVMDAFALPVEGTETRVNAQADAYEYMVEYSQTNKQAGRLENVVGWYHSHPGYGCWLSGIDVTTQMLNQQYQEPFLAVVIDPTRTVSAGKVEIGAFRTYPEGYKPPDDPISEYQTIPLNKIEDFGVHCKQYYSLDITYFKSSLDCHLLDLLWNKYWVNTLSSSPLLGNGDYVAGQISDLAEKLEQAENQLSHSRFGPLMAPPQRKKEEESQLAKITRDSAKITVEQVHGLMSQVIKNILFNSVCQSGKSQTEPSGPEPMIET from the exons ATGGATCCTCTCAATTCCTACGCATCCTCGGCGGCGATGGCGCAGCAAACCTGGGAGTTAGAGAACAACATCGTGACAATGGACGCGCCGTCGGGTTCGACACCGGAAAATTTGGCGTCTGACGCCATATTCCACTACGACGAGGCGGCACAGACGAAGTTCCAGCGGGAGAAACCGTGGGCGAGTGACCCTCACTTCTTTAAGCGCGTGAAGATCTCTGCTCTCGCGCTTCTCAAGATGGTCGTTCACGCGCGTTCCGGTGGTACGATTGAGGTGATGGGACTCATGCAGGGTAAGACTGATGGCGATGCGATTATTGTCATGGACGCTTTTGCCCTTCCCGTTGAAGGCACTGAAACTAGGGTTAATGCTCAAGCTGATGCCTATGAATATATGGTCGAGTATTCACAGACCAACAAGCAG GCTGGTCGGCTGGAAAATGTGGTTGGGTGGTACCATTCTCATCCTGGTTATGGATGCTGGCTCTCTGGCATTGATGTTACCACACAAATGCTTAACCAGCAATATCAGGAGCCCTTTCTTGCAGTTGTTATTGATCCAACAAGAACTGTTTCTGCTGGAAAAGTCGAGATTGGTGCCTTTCGAACATATCCAGAAGGATACAAGCCTCCAGATGATCCCATCTCAGAGTACCAGACCATTCCGTTGAACAAAATCGAAGACTTTGGAGTACATTGCAAGCAG TATTATTCATTGGATATTACGTATTTCAAGTCCTCTCTTGATTGCCATCTCTTGGACCTACTATGGAACAAGTATTGGGTGAACACGCTTTCGTCTTCTCCTTTGCTTGGAAATGGAGACTATGTTGCTGGACAGATATCTGATCTTG CTGAAAAGCTGGAGCAAGCTGAAAATCAACTGTCTCATTCACGTTTTGGCCCCTTAATGGCGCCCCCTCAAAGGAAGAAAGAg GAAGAATCTCAGCTTGCTAAGATTACACGTGATAGTGCTAAGATTACTGTCGAGCAAGTTCATGGCTTAATGTCGCAG GTTATCAAAAACATTCTCTTTAATAGTGTTTGTCAGTCAGGCAAGTCGCAGACAGAACCCTCCGGTCCTGAGCCCATGATCGAAACCTGA
- the LOC107774267 gene encoding early nodulin-like protein 3, translating to MQVTILLLFVVVGILMRSISLERYIVGEGYGWRPAPDPAYYQDWAKTVKLKAGDELEFRFEKPDDLLEIGKFDYYACTSNTVFRPYRESPATAFLLAPGEYYFKSSNNTNCINGQKLYVNAEAPNEDNDKIDNKS from the exons ATGCAGGTTACAATTTTGCTACTTTTTGTTGTGGTTGGGATATTGATGAGATCAATAAGTTTAGAGAGGTACATTGTTGGAGAAGGCTATGGCTGGCGTCCTGCCCCTGATCCTGCTTACTACCAAGATTGGGCTAAAACTGTAAAGCTTAAAGCTGGAGATGAATTAG AGTTTAGATTCGAAAAACCTGACGATTTGCTGGAGATTGGAAAATTCGACTACTATGCATGCACTTCCAACACTGTTTTCAGGCCGTATAGAGAAAGTCCAGCAACAGCATTCTTACTGGCACCTGGAGAATATTACTTCAAATCCAGCAACAATACCAATTGCATTAATGGCCAGAAACTTTATGTAAATGCAGAAGCTCCAAATGAAGATAATGATAAGATTGACAACAAGAGCTAA
- the LOC107774273 gene encoding uncharacterized protein LOC107774273, whose translation MRRVRSQDRLNGFDPEPEKTFHRRLREARDTNNIQALIQFPVNMAEEQHMAVQDVAMPRIADVTSSIVKPRITGHFELKQSMIQLLHANGQFMGLPHEDPQQHILKFLEISDTYITNGITPDYVEPANSITSWNYLARKFLARFFPSGKTVKIRSEIVAFKQKVGESLYSAWERFKGLLRDCPHHNQTNGVLVHAFIEGLHPQTKIVVDATAGGQVLEKSFDEIYALLNKFSKSNPDWQGEMGRNMVQKSPGVLELDVVSALSAQVFTLTNQVNQMTMIINKQQAQPVQQVQIFCEVGQLSKAQNTRPIGALPSDTEPNPKDQVNAVTLRNGRALEEVPKKKKNTTHLEGELVPKPVEGNEKDDKGSDPEVPKYARSFTIPLSLGKQEVGRALCDLGASINLMPSSLFKQLGLGVLRPTTITLQLADRSLVMLEEIIEDVLVRVGKFILPADFIVLDYEADEEVPIILGRPFLATGGAIIDVRAGKLKMRVDDEEQSQHVNYSDPDGTTELEEVVFPAECVKMIEKRARDERGDLSRACKKARLHGRKKKRKRPA comes from the exons ATGCGTAGGGTCAGAAGCCAGGACAGACTCAACGGCTTTGACCCCGAACCTGAGAAAACATTTCACAGGAggttgagggaagcaagggaTACAAACAATATTCAAGCACTCATTCAATTTCCTGTGAACATGGCAGAGGAGCAACATATGGCTGTTCAGGATGTAGCAATGCCCAGGATTGCTGATGTTACCTCCAGCATAGTGAAGCCCAGAATCACCGGGCACTTTGAGCTTAAACAGAGCATGATCCAGCTACTTCATGCAAACGGGCAGTTTATGGGTCTTCCACACGAGGATCCACAACAGCATATTCTGAAGTTCTTAgagattagtgatacttatatcACTAACGGGATCACTCCAGATTAT GTAGAACCAGCTAATTCCATTACATCATGGAATTATTTGGCAAGAAAATTTCTAGCAAGGTTTTTCCCTTCAGGCAAAACTGTAAAAATTAGAAGTGAGATAGTCGCCTTCAAACAGAAAGTAGGAGAATCTTTATATTCGGCTTGGGAAAGGTTCAAGGGGCTACTCAGAGACTGTCCTCATCACAATCAGACGAATGGAGTGTTAGTTCACGCTTTCATAGAAGGGCTCCATCCCCAAACaaaaattgtagtagatgctacAGCTGGAGGTCAAGTATTGGAGAAAAGTTTTGATGAAATTTAtgcattattgaacaaattctccaaaagcAATCCGGATTGGCAAGGAGAGATGGGTAGGAACATGGTACAAAAATCACCAGGGGTTCTTGAATTAGATGTTGTTTCAGCATTATCAGCACAAGTCTTCACGCTGACCAACCAAGTCAATCAAATGACCATGATCATTAACAAGCAACAAGCCCAGCCAGTGCAACAAGTTCAAATATTTTGTGAG GTGGGCCAACTTTCCAAAGCCCAAAATACCAGACCAATAGGGGCTCTTCCTAGTGATACGGAGCCCAATCCTAAAGATCAAGTCAATGCGGTTACCTTGCGAAATGGAAGAGCATTAGAAGAGGttccaaagaaaaagaagaatacaacTCATCTTGAAGGAGAATTAGTTCCCAAGCCAGTTGAGGGGAATGAGAAAGATGATAAAGGATCCGATCCA GAAGTGCCTAAGTATGCAAG GAGTTTCACAATTCCTTTGTCTCTTGGAAAACAAGAAGTTGGTAGAGCCCTGTGTGATTTAGGGgctagtataaatttgatgccatccTCTTTGTTCAAGCAACTCGGATTGGGGGTGCTTAGACCTACTACAATCACTTTACAGTTAGCAGATAGGTCACTAGTCATGCTAGAAGAAAttattgaggatgtgttagttcgagtgggaaagtttATTCTTCCTGCTGATTTTATTGTTCTTGATTACGAGGCAGATGAGGAAGTGCCCATTATTTTGGGGCGACCATTCTTAGCTACTGGTGGGGCAATTATTGATGTGAGGGCAGGGAAGTTAAAAATGAGAGTTGACGATGAGGAG CAGAGTCAGCATGTGAATTATAGTGATCCAGATGGGACAACTGAGTTAGAGGAGGTGGTGTTTCCAGCTGAATGTGTAAAGATGATTGAGAAAAGAGCCAGAGATGAAAGAGGAGACCTTTCGAGAGCGTGCAAAAAGGCTAGACTTCAtgggagaaagaagaagagaaagcgtCCAGCCTGA